The following are encoded together in the Tistrella mobilis genome:
- the bcp gene encoding thioredoxin-dependent thiol peroxidase, with protein MIEEGAKAPDFTMPTDGGGEVSLAALAGKTVVLYFYPRDDTPGCTKEACAFRDLHPALEKLDAVVIGVSKDSVAAHDKFKAKYDLNFPLAADTDGAVCEAYGVWVEKNMYGRKSMGIERSTFLIDGTGTVRKIWRKVKVDGHAEAVKAAIDAL; from the coding sequence ATGATCGAGGAAGGCGCCAAGGCCCCGGATTTCACCATGCCCACCGATGGCGGCGGCGAGGTGTCGCTGGCCGCCCTCGCGGGCAAGACGGTGGTGCTTTATTTCTACCCGCGCGACGACACGCCCGGCTGCACCAAGGAGGCCTGCGCCTTCCGCGATCTGCATCCGGCGCTGGAAAAGCTGGATGCGGTGGTGATCGGCGTCTCGAAGGACAGCGTCGCCGCCCATGACAAATTCAAGGCCAAATACGACCTGAACTTCCCGCTGGCGGCCGATACCGACGGCGCGGTCTGCGAGGCCTATGGCGTCTGGGTCGAGAAGAACATGTATGGCCGCAAATCGATGGGCATCGAGCGCAGCACCTTCCTGATCGACGGCACCGGCACCGTGCGGAAGATCTGGCGCAAGGTGAAGGTCGACGGCCATGCCGAGGCCGTGAAGGCGGCCATCGACGCGCTCTGA
- a CDS encoding ferritin-like domain-containing protein yields the protein MTTAAFIPAAIGVLLTAEPRAKAAAARALAADWRAGRLAAPTLAAPTMMATPADGGAAALPLRPARPDRPVLLPPSRMPKRGRGGSVASRVRLLHALAHIEFNAIDLAVDMAARFGAEIDADETVCRRFVDDWVGIADDEARHFGLVADRLEALGAAYGDLPAHDGLWEAAMATAHDMTGRLAVVPMVLEARGLDVTPDMIRRLDDFGDTASADALRVIYRDEVGHVAAGLRWLTHVATARGTTARALFHDRVRRLFPGRVKPPFNADARARAGMVPEDYEPLVEMRTGEAREEKDARPHAR from the coding sequence GTGACCACAGCTGCCTTCATCCCCGCCGCCATCGGGGTTCTGCTGACCGCGGAGCCCCGCGCCAAGGCCGCCGCGGCGCGGGCGCTGGCGGCGGACTGGCGGGCCGGACGCCTGGCTGCCCCGACCCTGGCTGCCCCGACCATGATGGCCACCCCGGCAGATGGCGGGGCGGCGGCGCTGCCGCTGCGCCCGGCCCGGCCGGACCGCCCGGTTCTGCTGCCGCCGTCGCGCATGCCCAAGCGCGGCCGCGGCGGCAGCGTCGCCAGCCGGGTGCGGCTGCTGCATGCGCTCGCCCATATCGAGTTCAACGCCATCGATCTGGCGGTCGACATGGCGGCACGCTTCGGTGCGGAGATCGATGCGGACGAGACGGTCTGCCGGCGCTTCGTCGACGACTGGGTCGGCATCGCCGACGACGAGGCGCGCCATTTCGGCCTGGTCGCCGACCGGCTGGAAGCGCTGGGCGCGGCCTATGGCGACCTGCCCGCCCATGACGGGCTGTGGGAAGCGGCGATGGCGACCGCCCATGACATGACCGGCCGGCTGGCGGTGGTGCCGATGGTGCTGGAGGCCCGCGGCCTGGACGTCACCCCCGACATGATCCGCCGGCTGGACGACTTCGGCGATACCGCTTCGGCCGATGCGCTGCGCGTGATCTATCGCGACGAGGTCGGCCATGTCGCCGCCGGGCTGCGCTGGCTGACCCATGTCGCGACCGCCCGCGGCACCACGGCACGGGCCCTGTTCCACGACCGGGTCCGCCGCCTGTTCCCCGGCCGGGTGAAACCGCCCTTCAATGCGGATGCCCGGGCCCGCGCCGGCATGGTGCCGGAAGATTACGAGCCGCTGGTGGAGATGCGCACGGGCGAGGCGCGGGAAGAGAAGGACGCCCGCCCCCACGCCCGGTGA
- a CDS encoding iron-containing redox enzyme family protein — MHIANRLDTQRRLNAFYLREMAPAHRAHEVPVHPAEFRRIHEIEAMWNAYEESRIDLSDLPADAEGFAAWYFEVHKRHCREVAPFFDYIAEAAPAEAMAFYICLEEEVDGRFDDVVALAQLGLGGDMKLALAENFWDEMGNGRLEDMHTVMFCRSSAYMRDILDRAGIDVRDQVPASALKNGNLLLMYALRRRHAGRLLGALTILEHTAPWRFSRTVRGMRRLGMPEDVIHYHDLHIAIDAGHGRDLIRRVVLPLLADHPGLIREVAIGCLIRYRVAVDYYDGIARTLSQTGFAVPWRAGEPAPAAGAFDDQAFRREFPEAGLMEAS; from the coding sequence ATGCATATCGCGAACAGGCTGGACACCCAGCGCCGTCTGAATGCCTTCTACCTGCGCGAGATGGCGCCGGCCCATCGCGCCCACGAGGTGCCCGTACATCCGGCGGAATTCCGGCGGATTCACGAAATCGAGGCGATGTGGAACGCCTATGAGGAAAGCCGCATCGATCTGAGCGATCTGCCGGCGGATGCCGAGGGTTTTGCCGCCTGGTATTTCGAGGTTCACAAGCGGCATTGCCGCGAGGTCGCCCCCTTCTTCGACTACATCGCCGAGGCGGCGCCCGCCGAAGCGATGGCCTTCTACATCTGCCTGGAAGAAGAGGTGGACGGTCGTTTCGACGATGTCGTGGCCCTGGCGCAGCTGGGGCTGGGCGGCGATATGAAGCTTGCCCTGGCCGAGAATTTCTGGGACGAGATGGGCAATGGCCGCCTGGAAGACATGCACACGGTGATGTTCTGCCGGTCCTCGGCCTATATGCGCGACATCCTCGATCGGGCGGGCATCGACGTCCGGGATCAGGTCCCGGCCTCGGCCCTGAAGAACGGCAATCTGCTGCTGATGTACGCCTTGCGGCGGCGCCATGCCGGCCGGCTGCTGGGGGCGCTCACCATCCTGGAGCACACCGCACCCTGGCGTTTCTCCCGGACCGTGCGCGGCATGCGCCGCCTCGGCATGCCGGAAGATGTGATCCACTATCACGACCTGCATATCGCGATCGATGCGGGCCACGGCCGGGACCTGATCCGGCGTGTGGTTCTGCCGCTGCTTGCGGACCATCCGGGGCTGATCCGCGAAGTCGCGATCGGCTGCCTGATCCGCTATCGGGTGGCGGTGGACTATTACGACGGCATCGCCCGGACCCTGTCGCAGACCGGTTTTGCGGTGCCCTGGCGGGCAGGGGAGCCGGCACCGGCTGCCGGTGCCTTCGACGATCAGGCCTTCCGCCGCGAATTTCCCGAGGCGGGGCTGATGGAAGCCTCGTGA
- a CDS encoding pyridoxamine 5'-phosphate oxidase family protein has protein sequence MSQNFYHDGSRRLQDAFDSRRLADRLESARMHVTWSQSDREIIAAAAFFFLATADADGRPDCSIKGGMPGFVMLTADDRLEFPDYDGNGMYRSLGNILVNPHVGLLFVELTGERRKLRINGRAQVIEDPARVARHHAARLVVEVTAGHIFPNCPRYLPELVDAERAASEKAGILPSVYAPRPGYLPPEPLWKSKPDLKEVLPAARPPIGAHDGVDDPTRK, from the coding sequence ATGTCGCAGAATTTCTACCATGACGGGAGCCGCCGCCTGCAGGACGCCTTCGACTCCCGGCGTCTTGCGGACCGGCTCGAAAGCGCCCGCATGCATGTCACCTGGTCGCAGAGCGACCGGGAGATCATCGCCGCCGCCGCCTTCTTCTTCCTTGCCACGGCGGATGCCGACGGACGGCCCGACTGCTCGATCAAGGGCGGGATGCCGGGCTTCGTGATGCTGACGGCGGACGATCGGCTGGAATTCCCCGATTATGATGGCAATGGCATGTACAGATCGCTGGGAAACATCCTGGTCAATCCGCATGTCGGACTTCTGTTCGTCGAACTGACCGGGGAGCGCCGCAAGCTTCGGATCAACGGCAGGGCACAGGTGATCGAAGACCCGGCGCGGGTCGCCCGCCACCACGCCGCCCGGCTGGTGGTGGAGGTGACTGCCGGCCACATCTTCCCGAACTGTCCCCGCTATCTCCCCGAACTGGTCGATGCGGAGAGGGCGGCCTCGGAGAAGGCCGGCATCCTGCCGTCGGTCTACGCGCCGCGGCCCGGCTATCTGCCGCCCGAACCGCTGTGGAAGAGCAAGCCCGACCTCAAGGAGGTCCTGCCCGCCGCCCGGCCACCGATCGGGGCCCATGATGGCGTCGACGACCCCACCCGGAAGTGA
- a CDS encoding fatty acid desaturase family protein — MPLPYILPFQILLALGMVHGVELSHQALHGTAFSGRLANRIAGALMGLPMLVSFSAYRASHLHHHRALGTPADREFWDYGDISRISMRALAVHFLILKHYQRAGANIFRAVTFRNDPDLPSRAARYAGTEYRAMAVMILALVAASIAIDPLIFLTGWLLPLVLIAGPVHALVELPEHHGCDRSTPDVFTNTRSITSNRFMTWFTNGNNLHVEHHYQAGLPVESLRTLHERIGPRIVNRDQGYRAFYGRFFAEIFGRTARTA; from the coding sequence ATGCCGCTGCCCTATATCCTGCCGTTTCAGATCCTGCTGGCCCTCGGCATGGTTCATGGCGTGGAACTCAGCCACCAGGCCCTGCACGGCACGGCGTTCTCGGGACGTCTGGCCAACCGGATCGCCGGCGCCCTGATGGGGCTGCCCATGCTGGTATCCTTCAGTGCCTACCGGGCCAGTCATCTTCACCATCACCGGGCACTCGGTACGCCGGCGGACCGGGAATTCTGGGACTATGGCGACATCTCACGCATCAGCATGCGCGCACTCGCGGTCCACTTCCTGATCCTCAAGCACTATCAGCGGGCCGGGGCGAATATCTTCAGGGCCGTGACCTTCCGCAACGATCCCGATCTGCCGTCCCGCGCGGCCCGCTATGCCGGGACCGAATACCGGGCCATGGCGGTGATGATTCTGGCACTGGTCGCCGCTTCGATCGCGATCGATCCGCTGATCTTCCTGACCGGCTGGCTGCTGCCGCTGGTGCTGATTGCCGGACCGGTCCATGCGCTGGTGGAACTGCCCGAGCATCATGGCTGCGATCGCAGCACGCCCGACGTCTTCACCAACACCAGGTCGATCACCTCCAACCGGTTCATGACCTGGTTCACCAACGGCAACAATCTTCATGTGGAGCATCACTACCAGGCCGGGCTGCCGGTGGAATCCCTGCGCACCCTGCACGAACGGATCGGCCCGCGGATCGTGAACCGCGACCAGGGATATCGCGCGTTCTATGGCCGCTTCTTCGCCGAAATCTTCGGCCGCACCGCCCGCACCGCCTGA
- a CDS encoding 2OG-Fe dioxygenase family protein translates to MPDAPLPTTTPSFVPEVFLSLPDSLAVSSSLDEISITPVTTTDDWAALSAAWDDLPVDRYMNDGGTYRRRRFSRFHHSRENGAGRGRLRLKAHAPYAQPLHLNPLNGGMLRHFEPILPQTIANPAFVALLDGFATVLGLVDGVTSWDINVYLNRTETDPAQTGLPVPEGLHRDGVRYSLIMGIARQNVTGAVNSVHDDDRRPLLSRVLERPGDFVLLLDERTYHDATPVLPADGTGRGTRDVIVVEFYHADTAADQLYVP, encoded by the coding sequence ATGCCCGATGCGCCGCTGCCAACGACAACACCGTCCTTCGTTCCCGAGGTTTTCCTCTCTCTGCCGGACAGCCTTGCCGTCTCGTCCTCGCTGGACGAGATCAGCATCACGCCGGTCACCACCACCGACGACTGGGCCGCGCTCAGCGCCGCCTGGGACGATCTGCCGGTCGACCGCTACATGAATGACGGCGGCACCTATCGCCGCCGCCGGTTTTCACGCTTCCACCACAGCCGGGAGAACGGCGCCGGCCGGGGCCGGCTGCGCCTGAAGGCGCATGCCCCCTATGCCCAGCCGCTTCACCTCAACCCGCTGAACGGCGGGATGCTGCGCCATTTCGAGCCGATCCTGCCCCAGACGATCGCCAACCCGGCCTTCGTCGCGCTGCTCGACGGCTTCGCCACGGTGCTGGGCCTGGTGGACGGCGTCACCAGCTGGGACATCAACGTCTATCTGAACCGTACCGAAACCGACCCCGCACAGACCGGCCTGCCCGTCCCCGAAGGCCTGCATCGCGACGGGGTGCGCTACTCGCTGATCATGGGCATCGCCCGACAGAACGTGACCGGCGCCGTGAACAGCGTGCACGACGACGACCGGCGCCCCTTGCTCAGCCGCGTTCTGGAACGGCCGGGTGATTTCGTTCTGCTGCTGGACGAGCGGACCTATCACGACGCCACGCCGGTGCTGCCCGCAGACGGTACCGGGCGGGGGACCCGCGACGTGATCGTCGTGGAGTTCTACCACGCGGACACGGCCGCCGATCAGCTCTACGTGCCCTGA
- a CDS encoding GNAT family N-acetyltransferase: protein MTVHSASRPHGIAEIDRSRPEEILPLLTRLYPAIPAETIAARLARVAAGDWRCLVMREAGQIVALSGFRIMERICYGRFLYVDHFVTDDTRRSRGAGRVLLDRLAGLARDEGCESMVLDTFVTNARAQKFWFREGFQVVGFHFLRPLGPA from the coding sequence ATGACGGTTCATTCCGCCTCGCGGCCCCACGGCATTGCCGAAATCGACCGCAGCCGGCCAGAGGAGATCCTGCCCCTGCTGACCCGGCTGTACCCGGCCATCCCCGCAGAGACCATCGCCGCACGCCTGGCCCGCGTCGCCGCCGGCGACTGGCGCTGCCTGGTGATGCGCGAGGCCGGCCAGATCGTCGCGCTCTCCGGTTTCCGGATCATGGAGCGCATCTGCTATGGCCGTTTTCTCTATGTCGACCACTTCGTGACCGACGATACCCGCCGGTCCCGCGGGGCGGGCCGGGTTCTGCTGGACCGTCTGGCCGGGCTGGCCCGCGACGAAGGCTGCGAGTCCATGGTGCTCGACACCTTCGTGACCAATGCCCGCGCCCAGAAATTCTGGTTCCGGGAAGGCTTCCAGGTCGTCGGCTTCCATTTTCTGCGCCCGCTGGGCCCAGCCTGA
- a CDS encoding ThiF family adenylyltransferase — MTSSDPFHRDILFSRMLGIVSQEELDRLGTFTIAVPGCGGVGFTHAEALVRMGIGGIRIADFDEFGPENFNRQFGATIHTVGRSKAEVLKERLLSINPALRIRVFDGVSTETIDDFLDGVDMVCDAMDYFVIQPRRLMYAEARRRNLPVVVAGPIGFGATVHLFEPDGMSFDSFFDLHDDQDEEEMLINFGLGLNPAQLHRHYMTDPKLDFEARKVASVSASCLLATTLSTSTAIRRLLGHPISFRPVPWVQQIDYVAGAFVQIDTDQGVTSIRQAPARYIR; from the coding sequence ATGACCTCTTCCGATCCGTTTCATCGCGACATCCTGTTTTCCCGCATGCTGGGCATCGTTTCGCAGGAAGAACTCGACAGGCTCGGCACCTTCACCATCGCCGTTCCCGGCTGCGGCGGGGTGGGATTCACCCATGCCGAAGCGCTGGTGCGCATGGGTATCGGCGGCATCCGGATCGCCGATTTCGACGAGTTCGGGCCTGAAAATTTCAACAGGCAGTTCGGCGCCACCATCCACACCGTCGGCCGGTCCAAGGCCGAGGTGCTGAAGGAACGTCTGCTGTCGATCAACCCGGCGCTGCGCATCCGGGTCTTCGACGGCGTCTCGACCGAAACGATCGACGACTTCCTGGACGGCGTCGACATGGTCTGCGACGCCATGGACTATTTCGTCATCCAGCCGCGCCGCCTGATGTATGCCGAGGCCCGGCGACGGAACCTGCCGGTGGTGGTGGCCGGGCCGATCGGCTTCGGCGCGACGGTGCATCTTTTCGAACCCGACGGCATGTCGTTCGACAGCTTCTTCGACCTGCATGACGACCAGGACGAAGAAGAGATGCTGATCAATTTCGGCCTGGGCCTGAACCCGGCACAGCTGCACCGCCACTACATGACCGATCCGAAGCTCGATTTCGAAGCGCGCAAGGTGGCCTCGGTCAGCGCCTCGTGCCTGCTTGCCACCACGCTCAGCACCTCGACCGCGATCCGCCGGCTGCTGGGACATCCCATCTCGTTCCGACCGGTGCCCTGGGTTCAGCAGATCGATTACGTGGCCGGCGCCTTCGTTCAGATCGACACCGATCAGGGCGTGACGTCGATCCGTCAGGCGCCCGCGCGATATATTCGCTGA
- the argC gene encoding N-acetyl-gamma-glutamyl-phosphate reductase, which translates to MPTIFIDGEAGTTGLQIRARLEGRDDLDFISLSDADRKLPARRAEALNAADLAILCLPDDAAREAVALVTNPSVRILDASSAHRVLPGWTYGLPELSADQPGLIARAARVTNPGCYPTGAVALLAPLVAAGLVPRDYPVAVFAVSGYSGAGRSLIERYEDPTRADHIDAPLRAYALHLEHKHIDEMRVHAGLAHRPTFLPAIGRYRQGIVMQIPLRLDLLPGQPAVADLHRVLTDHYRDQAHIGVESLAETADIRELEPEVLNGTNDMTIRVFGSDHRGQAVLSAVFDNLGKGASGAAVQNMNLMLGLTQTGRLNLNQAA; encoded by the coding sequence ATGCCCACCATCTTCATCGACGGGGAGGCCGGCACGACCGGGCTGCAGATCCGTGCCCGCCTGGAAGGGCGCGACGATCTGGACTTCATCAGCCTGAGCGATGCCGACCGCAAGCTTCCGGCCCGCCGGGCCGAGGCGCTGAACGCCGCCGACCTCGCCATTCTCTGCCTGCCCGACGATGCGGCGCGCGAAGCGGTGGCGCTGGTCACCAACCCGAGCGTCCGCATTCTGGATGCGAGCTCCGCCCATCGGGTTCTGCCCGGCTGGACCTATGGCCTGCCCGAGCTGTCGGCCGACCAGCCAGGGCTGATCGCCCGCGCCGCCCGGGTGACCAATCCCGGCTGCTACCCCACCGGCGCCGTCGCCCTGCTGGCACCGCTGGTGGCGGCCGGTCTGGTACCCCGGGACTATCCGGTCGCGGTCTTCGCGGTCTCGGGCTATTCCGGCGCCGGCCGCAGCCTGATCGAACGCTATGAAGACCCGACCCGCGCCGACCATATCGACGCGCCGCTGCGCGCCTATGCCCTGCATCTGGAACACAAGCATATCGACGAAATGCGGGTGCATGCGGGGCTGGCGCACCGGCCCACCTTCCTGCCCGCCATCGGCCGCTATCGCCAGGGCATCGTGATGCAGATTCCGCTGCGGCTGGACCTGCTGCCCGGGCAGCCGGCGGTGGCCGATCTGCACCGGGTGCTGACCGACCACTACCGGGATCAGGCGCATATCGGCGTCGAAAGCCTGGCGGAGACCGCGGACATCCGGGAGCTGGAGCCCGAGGTGCTGAACGGCACCAACGACATGACCATCCGGGTGTTCGGCAGCGATCATCGCGGCCAGGCGGTCCTTTCGGCCGTGTTCGACAATCTGGGCAAGGGCGCGTCGGGTGCGGCCGTGCAGAACATGAACCTGATGCTGGGCCTGACCCAGACCGGGCGGCTGAACCTCAATCAGGCGGCCTGA
- a CDS encoding GNAT family N-acetyltransferase: protein MLIRDAAAADLPGILAIYNDAVVNTTAIWNERLATLDDRSRWLAARRDAGYPVLVVEDGSIEGGVAGYASFGDWRPFDGYRHTVEHSVYVHPDARGRGLGRALMEALIDRATRAGKHVMVAGIDAGNTASLDLHRRLGFTETGRLPQVGAKFGRWLDLVFMQRRLSEREVPPEM, encoded by the coding sequence ATGCTTATCCGCGACGCGGCCGCCGCCGACCTGCCCGGCATACTTGCCATCTACAACGACGCCGTGGTCAACACCACCGCGATCTGGAACGAGCGCCTGGCGACGCTCGACGATCGCAGCCGCTGGCTCGCCGCACGCCGCGACGCCGGCTATCCGGTTCTGGTGGTCGAAGACGGCTCGATCGAGGGCGGGGTTGCCGGCTATGCGAGCTTCGGCGACTGGCGGCCCTTCGACGGCTATCGCCACACGGTCGAGCATTCGGTCTATGTTCATCCCGATGCCCGCGGCCGCGGGCTGGGCCGCGCCCTGATGGAGGCCCTGATCGACCGGGCGACCCGGGCCGGCAAGCATGTGATGGTGGCCGGCATCGATGCCGGCAACACCGCCTCTCTCGACCTGCACCGCCGGCTGGGCTTCACCGAAACCGGCCGCCTGCCGCAGGTGGGCGCCAAATTCGGCCGCTGGCTGGACCTGGTGTTCATGCAGCGCCGGCTGTCGGAACGGGAGGTGCCGCCGGAGATGTGA
- a CDS encoding type II toxin-antitoxin system Phd/YefM family antitoxin gives MGHVRSIAAAEARDHLDDLLEAVAQGEEVAIMRDGRVIARLIGCPSKEAGSRAVEGVERMIATRAGTTLGGVATIKDLIEDGRR, from the coding sequence ATGGGGCATGTCCGCAGTATTGCCGCCGCGGAAGCGCGCGATCACCTGGATGATCTGCTTGAAGCCGTCGCTCAAGGCGAAGAGGTTGCCATCATGCGCGACGGCAGGGTCATCGCCCGGCTCATCGGATGCCCTTCCAAAGAAGCCGGAAGCAGAGCAGTCGAGGGGGTGGAACGGATGATCGCAACACGCGCCGGTACCACTCTGGGCGGTGTCGCCACGATAAAGGATCTCATCGAAGACGGTCGTCGATGA
- a CDS encoding type II toxin-antitoxin system VapC family toxin produces the protein MSLVLDGSVVLAWCFNDEVTPAIDDLMRHVARNGAVVPAIWHLEVANGLRTALRKQRLTTGRRDELTGVLKLLPIEPDTETARTAWETTLQLSDRSCPSSGGL, from the coding sequence ATGAGCCTGGTGCTTGACGGATCCGTCGTTCTTGCCTGGTGCTTCAACGACGAAGTCACGCCGGCGATCGACGATCTGATGCGTCACGTTGCCCGCAACGGTGCTGTTGTCCCTGCGATATGGCATCTGGAGGTCGCAAACGGTCTGCGAACCGCACTCCGTAAACAGCGGCTGACAACCGGACGGCGTGATGAGCTGACAGGCGTACTGAAGCTTCTTCCAATTGAACCGGATACCGAAACGGCCCGGACGGCTTGGGAGACGACCCTTCAGCTGTCGGACAGATCGTGTCCATCGTCTGGCGGGCTGTAG
- a CDS encoding carbohydrate kinase family protein — protein sequence MHIAGGLYHELCETPKWNGQFGSGGRAAAAVSVLSPGSTLHTYAQSDDNPGSDILTAMGIRISSTYSDTPIAFAYFHPLSQPHIEPKPALIPQQLPIRVAGDVVLRFGFLEGSAIVDAELAIYDPQTAHRPEPFGANGSTAKRLALVMNELELCRYAGCADVTTAAANVMSHGKQKTVIVVKRGVRGVTIYEPNVEPINVPAYYSSRVFKIGTGDVFSAVFASYWGEAGMSAVEAADLASRSVSAYCETMILPVRTEHLNMRKPVIGRAPSRIVLYGSISTIGRRYTLEEARFRLKELGIETVSPQLDEIPNSFFSDTSLLIVADGLTPMDIRRFCANRPYDTIIILDEEQRHDVAALSNSGATIIPDFASSLYHAAWPRACRHTLAGCRDA from the coding sequence ATGCATATAGCGGGTGGACTGTATCACGAACTGTGCGAAACGCCGAAGTGGAACGGCCAGTTTGGTTCGGGCGGACGCGCAGCGGCAGCGGTCAGTGTTCTTTCCCCAGGAAGTACTCTCCATACTTATGCGCAGAGCGACGACAACCCTGGCTCGGATATTTTGACCGCAATGGGCATAAGAATTTCGTCCACCTACTCCGATACTCCGATCGCTTTCGCGTACTTTCATCCACTTTCCCAGCCGCACATCGAACCGAAGCCTGCATTAATTCCTCAACAACTGCCCATACGGGTTGCCGGAGATGTGGTCCTGAGGTTCGGCTTCCTCGAAGGCTCTGCCATCGTAGATGCTGAGCTTGCGATTTACGATCCTCAGACAGCTCATCGTCCTGAGCCGTTCGGAGCAAACGGCTCAACAGCAAAACGACTTGCCTTGGTGATGAATGAGCTGGAGTTGTGTCGTTATGCGGGGTGCGCCGATGTGACAACTGCCGCTGCGAACGTCATGTCACATGGCAAGCAGAAGACCGTAATAGTCGTTAAGCGCGGAGTACGAGGAGTAACCATCTACGAGCCCAACGTCGAGCCGATCAACGTTCCGGCATACTATTCGTCACGGGTGTTCAAAATCGGAACCGGAGATGTCTTCAGCGCCGTGTTTGCAAGCTACTGGGGGGAAGCTGGCATGTCGGCCGTTGAAGCAGCGGATCTCGCCTCTCGGTCGGTGTCCGCCTACTGCGAGACAATGATCCTGCCGGTGCGAACCGAACACCTCAATATGCGCAAACCAGTAATTGGGCGGGCACCGAGCCGGATTGTCCTGTATGGCTCAATATCCACAATCGGAAGGCGCTATACTCTTGAGGAAGCGCGTTTCCGCTTAAAAGAGTTGGGCATTGAAACTGTCTCACCTCAACTCGACGAAATTCCAAATTCATTCTTCAGTGATACATCTTTACTTATAGTAGCAGATGGCCTCACTCCGATGGACATTCGCCGTTTTTGTGCAAACCGCCCTTATGACACCATCATCATCTTGGACGAAGAGCAGCGGCATGACGTCGCTGCATTATCCAATTCTGGCGCTACGATTATTCCCGACTTTGCCTCATCTTTGTACCACGCCGCTTGGCCTCGTGCGTGTCGCCACACTCTAGCTGGTTGCCGCGACGCCTGA